The Panthera uncia isolate 11264 chromosome C1 unlocalized genomic scaffold, Puncia_PCG_1.0 HiC_scaffold_3, whole genome shotgun sequence genome includes a region encoding these proteins:
- the CHRNA1 gene encoding acetylcholine receptor subunit alpha, translated as MRVFVEGGEQNLTVCVSFAVSAGLVLGSEHETRLVAKLFEDYNSVVRPVEDHRQVVEVTVGLQLIQLINVDEVNQIVTTNVRLKQQWVDYNLKWNPEDYGGVKKIHIPSEKIWRPDLVLYNNADGDFAIVKFTKVLLDYTGHITWTPPAIFKSYCEIIVTHFPFDEQNCSMKLGTWTYDGSVVAINPESDQPDLSDFMESGEWVIKESRGWKHWVFYACCPSTPYLDITYHFVMQRLPLYFIVNVIIPCLLFSFLTGLVFYLPTDSGEKMTLSISVLLSLTVFLLVIVELIPSTSSAVPLIGKYMLFTMVFVIASIIITVIVINTHHRSPSTHVMPNWVRKVFIDTIPNIMFFSTMKRPSREKQDKKIFTEDIDISDISGKPGPPPMGFHSPLIKHPEVKSAIEGVRYIAETMKSDQESNNAAEEWKYVAMVMDHILLGVFMLVCIIGTLAVFAGRLIELNQQG; from the exons ATGCGAGTGTTTGTAGAGGGCGGGGAGCAGAATCTGACAGTGTGTGTGTCATTTGCTGTCTCAGCTGGCCTCGTCCTAGGCTCCGAACATGAGACCCGCCTGGTGGCAAAGCTGTTTGAAGATTACAACAGTGTGGTTCGGCCCGTGGAAGACCACCGCCAGGTTGTGGAGGTCACCGTGGGTCTGCAGCTGATACAGCTCATCAACGTG GATGAAGTAAATCAGATTGTGACAACGAATGTGCGACTGAAACAG CAATGGGTAGACTACAACCTAAAATGGAATCCAGAGGACTATGGTGGCgtgaaaaaaattcacattcctTCGGAAAAGATCTGGCGCCCAGACCTCGTTCTCTATAACAA TGCAGATGGTGACTTTGCCATTGTCAAGTTCACCAAAGTGCTCCTGGACTACACTGGCCACATCACGTGGACGCCTCCAGCCATCTTCAAAAGCTACTGTGAGATCatcgtcacccactttccctttgATGAACAGAACTGCAGCATGAAGCTGGGTACCTGGACCTACGATGGCTCTGTGGTGGCCATCAACCCG GAAAGCGACCAACCAGACCTCAGCGACTTCATGGAAAGCGGAGAATGGGTGATCAAGGAGTCCCGAGGCTGgaagcactgggtgttctacgcctgctgcccctccaccccctaccTGGACATCACCTACCACTTCGTCATGCAGCGCCTGCCCCTCTACTTCATCGTCAACGTCATCATTCCCTGCCTGCTCTTCTCCTTCCTAACCGGCCTGGTGTTCTACCTGCCCACGGACTCAG GAGAGAAGATGACTCTGAGCATCTCTGTCCTGCTGTCCTTGACCGTGTTCCTCCTGGTCATCGTGGAGCTAATCCCTTCCACCTCCAGTGCCGTGCCCTTGATTGGGAAATACATGCTGTTCACCATGGTGTTTGTCATCGCGTCCATCATCATCACGGTCATTGTCATCAACACACACCACCGCTCCCCCAGCACCCACGTCATGCCCAACTGGGTACGCAAG GTTTTTATCGACACTATCCCAAATATCATGTTCTTCTCCACAATGAAAAGACCATCcagagaaaaacaagacaaaaagatTTTTACAGAAGACATTGATATTTCTGACATTTCTGGGAAGCCGGGGCCTCCACCCATGGGCTTCCACTCTCCCCTGATCAAACACCCGGAGGTAAAAAGTGCCATTGAAGGAGTCAGATACATCGCAGAGACCATGAAGTCAGACCAGGAGTCCAATAAC gcGGCTGAGGAATGGAAGTATGTTGCAATGGTGATGGACCACATTCTCCTTGGAGTCTTCATGCTTGTCTGTATCATTGGAACCCTGGCTGTGTTTGCAGGTCGGCTCATTGAATTAAATCAGCAAGGATGA